The genomic DNA TAATAAATCCTAATAAAATAAAAAATAAAAATGGTCAACCTTATAAAAAATTTTATTTTTTTAAACATACAATAATAAATTATTTATCAGAAAATGTTCCTATATGTTTTCCTATTCCTAAAAAAAGAATTTTGTGTAATAAAAATAATATAGATCGAATATATTTTTCTAAAAATTTTCATATAAATTTTAATCAAAATTTATTTCCTATTGGAGAAAAAGAAGCTATCAAAAAACTAAAATTTTTTTACACTTATAAAATTGAAGATTATTTGGTAAAAAGAAACTTTCCATCTTTGAATGGCACAAGTATGCTTTCTCCATATTTATCTCTTGGAATAATATCTATAAGATATTGTTTACAAATTCTATTTAAAAAATATAAAAAAAAACCTTTGATTGATACACTTCATACGCCTTGGATAAATGAAATAATATGGCGTGAATTTTATTATCATTTACTAATTAATTTTCCTATGCTTAGTAAATCTCAATCATTATTTAAATGGGAAAAAAAAATAAATTGGTCAAATAATATAAATTATTTGAATTCTTGGAAAAATGGAGAAACTGGTTTTCCGATTGTAGATGCAGCTATGAAGCAATTATATCAAATAGGATGGATGCATAATAGATTAAGAATGATTACAGCAAGTTTTTTAGTAAAAAATCTTTTAATCAATTGGAGATATGGTGAAAAATATTTTATGTCTCATTTAATTGATGGCGATTATGCATTAAATAATGGAGGATGGCAATGGTCTGCTTCAATTGGTAGTGATTCGACATCTTATATACGTGT from Buchnera aphidicola (Aphis aurantii) includes the following:
- the phrB gene encoding deoxyribodipyrimidine photo-lyase; the protein is MNKNLMWFRNDLRIHDNTALHNACLSNIDEVICLFISTPKQWKKHFVSVKKISFIYQNLISLKKELLKLNIILYYYECTDFLSSIEYLFYFCGKHKVNSLFYNYQYESNEKDRDYLITQKLSMQGISIKGFHDNLLINPNKIKNKNGQPYKKFYFFKHTIINYLSENVPICFPIPKKRILCNKNNIDRIYFSKNFHINFNQNLFPIGEKEAIKKLKFFYTYKIEDYLVKRNFPSLNGTSMLSPYLSLGIISIRYCLQILFKKYKKKPLIDTLHTPWINEIIWREFYYHLLINFPMLSKSQSLFKWEKKINWSNNINYLNSWKNGETGFPIVDAAMKQLYQIGWMHNRLRMITASFLVKNLLINWRYGEKYFMSHLIDGDYALNNGGWQWSASIGSDSTSYIRVFHPSRQSEIFDKSGAFIKKYLPSLKIVPNNYIHNPYEWIIKSKCQIDYPKPIVNYQNSKQKFLLEYKLAKSFYNKNKD